Within Scomber scombrus chromosome 12, fScoSco1.1, whole genome shotgun sequence, the genomic segment ATTATGAAAAAATGCTGCTGCATGTATGaataagaaagaataataaagaaataataattcaCAATCTAAAACAGGAGAAGACTGGTGACCTCCCCTCAAGCCCCATACCTTATTGAACATTTCGCAATATTTGTGATGGAAGAACATCTTGTgctgtagttttgtttttgtgcagtaCAGCAGCAGGGGAGATTTCCAGTTAAATGAACAAGGTCAGATACACTGGAACTGCCTATCGTCTCGGGGATGTAATTTCAGTAATGTTTCTGAAGTAATTGTGATAATGATCTTTTGATGATCTAATACCTTTTTATAGTTAAACACCCGCAAACTTCTGAGCCCTAGTTTGTTTCGCTTTCTTTCGCTCTCACCAGTCCGTTCAATCCAGCATCTTTGTCCCTTCCCAGCACAACTGCCACTCTCTTCCCCATGGGTGTGTTTTCCAGGATGTCCACTGAAGTATCAGATGTGATGTCAAACTCGGGTCTGTTGTCGTTCTCATCCAGGATGGTGATTGACACCTGTCGAGAGATAAGATCAAATACGGGCTCCATAACTTACCAAATGATATCTTCAAGATGACTAAAATAACCAAACCCACTGTAAAATGCAACAACATCCCTTTTCATACTTCAGATGAGTACATTTCATGATGTGCTTTAGCCCTATAAAAAGATCAGTCTTACCTTCTGCAGTTCCAATGAGAGATGCAATGAATAAAAGAGGAATGCCATTAAGCTTTCTACAACAGAATAGACACAACATCCACTGTAATAAATTGCATGTGGAATGATGGATAGGGATAAAATAACGTAAAATTCAGAATGAAGCACCGTACCACAGTGGAGTCCTTTTTAGGTCCTCCATCATCGGCTACAACAGTCAAGGTGTACATATCTCCCTTCTCTCTATCCAGCAGGCCTGTCACTGTGATACGGCCctgaaaacatcaaacacatcacCATGCACTGTATCTTCACCTCTTGAAAGAGTCCACACAGGAGAAAAATCTCCCCAATACAACAGACAGTGAGCAAGGactgagacagagaaagactaGCAAGTATCATCAAAATCTACTAAACAAACCCAATTTTTCATCTAAGGAACCACATTActtcaaagcaaacaaactcTTTGATCAGCTGACAGTCAGGAAAAGAGCTCTAGCTTAAAACACAAAGGAAGAGGTGTTATCGTGTCACACTGTGGTTAATGCATGaacataacaaaacatatttgatgGAAGGTGGGTGCAGTCTCTGAAGTGCATAACAAAAAACAGGCACGTACATTGTGTTCTTATCACTGGTGACCTTTCCCCCAGTGCTCTCCCACTCACCGTGACGCTGTCTATCTTGAAGAGGGCTAGAGCTGCGGGGGACGTATCAGGGTCGAATCTGTAAGTCAGCTGGTTTAAGTTGTCGGCCGACTGGGCCTGCACCTGGACCACCTCCGTCCCAGTGGCGATGTTCTCACGCAGCGAGGCCTCATAACCGGCTGAGAAGAAGGCCACGGCCTCATCCAGCTCATTAAGTAGAGTGACGTAGACGGTGCAGAAGCCCCGGTGGAAAGGCGGGGCCTGGTCAGTTGCTGAGACGTTCATCAGATATGTGGTCTTGGTCTCATAGTCCAGGTAGTCCACGGTGGTTACTAGGCCGGTGCTCACGTCCACCTCAAACTTGCGGTCTGAGCCGGACACAAGTGCGTAAGCTACAGCTCCACCATCACCTGAACagaaaggggaggaggaggttggTGAGGAAATGCATGTGAACAAGGGAACAATATTATTTTCAATGACAACTTTAACAACTTTGAGAGTATAAAGTTGTAACTTTGGATATTTTGGAAAATCTTGTAACAATATTGAAGCTGTAGTTACGACATGGCAAACAGCCTCCCCCACTTTGTTTTTACAATAAGAGGGTTGTAAACATTCGGTTCTGTTGCCTATGCTGTGTGTATTTTAGATTTAGaaggttttggaaaatgtgtgtcACGGCACCAGATGCGTCAGAGAGTGCCTAAGAAACACTTAACCAAACGGGAAGTGAATAGAGGAAGTCTGCAGTGTGGAGCAGAAGCAGATATTTAAAAGCTAGTTACAGTAAACACAATTGTGATGTAACAAGATACAGAAAGTTCTGGTATAGAGGTCAGAATACAAACACTAGTGAAGAGTTTGGTGCCCTGCAAAGAATGACTCATGTCAGAGTGTCAGATCCAGCAGACCCTAAGGTGGATGTTTAAAACCACGATCATCTAaatgtctctttctgtttcGTTGCGGTATGAAGATAAACCTGAAAGGCCGAAAATGGGAACTGACATCAAACTTGCGTTTCGTTTTGATCCGAGACTGAACTCACCGGAGTCAGGGTCTGTGGCGCGAACCACAATCACAGAAGTGCCAATGCCAGCAGTCTCTCTGAGGCCCAGACGGTTGTATTGTTGCTGGGTAAACACTGGCACCTCATCGTTGGCATCGTCTACATATACGATCACCTACGGGAGAGGACGTTTTAATCTGTACATCAACTGTACATATTAACTTTGAGGAGTAATAAAAAGCACACGACTTCAACTAAAGTTTTTAGCATCTACACTGGTCACCATCCACTACTTCTCACTCTGTCCCCTCACCCTCACAGAGCTCCTCATGCTGCCCTCGTCACTGTTGAAGGCCTCCACTTCCAACACATGGGAGCTGCTGGTTTCTCTGTCCAGAGCCCTGAAGCCTCTTGTCACCAGCCCTGTCTGCTTGTCTATGCTGAACAAATTGTTACTGTTCCCTACATTCATTCACAattgaatgcacacacacacacacgcgcacacacacaaacacacacacacacacatacacacaaacaggaaaagagggagggaaagggagggaAAACAGAGTAAGTGACTTcaataaaaatgcacattttagcaaaacatttaatctaGTTTATGGTTTGAGTAATTTCTCCACAGGCATCTGCCAACTGGGTGAGATAATTTCAGTTGCCTCCAATGCAAACTAGCGTTTATGTTTTAAGAACCTGTCACTACTGGGATTTTCACTGTGGAAAGATTTGCCTTCTACTGCTTTAAGACAGtttaaaaacaagtgaaattgCATTGGAAACAAGAGAAATGATCATCAGAAACTTGACACGGAAACTTTTTAGGGGAATTTCTTGCCTGCACTCACGGTATACCAACCACAATCAATGACACCGCCATCAGTTATTTTAGTAATTGAATAATTAAGTGCAGCATGTGGGCCTGCTCTCTCAGCGCGTTTGTTTGTGAGTGTCGGTGTGTGTAAATGCCATCTGGGAGGAAAAATGTAAGTACAGCAGCACTTACCAGTGATGATTCTGTACAGAACTCGGCCATTCTCCCCCTGGTCTGCATCTGTAGCTTGCACCTGTAAAGACAAGCAAAAACTCAACACGAGGGACAACAGACATAACCGAATATACAATAAtatgtaaaacacaaacaaaaacgcTGCCTAGAAAATAATAAGGTGCAGTATTACCATTTATCTCTCGTTATGATtggtatcatcattttgtaGTCTGACCACAGAGGATGCAAAAATATTTAAGTGCCACGATTTTGCAGCTGCTGTCATGAGAGATGTAAGCAGACGGATTTACTTACCAGTGATCAAAGTCTGTCGTCCAGTTGGACGTTGAGTGTTGACCTCTCTGGTGTGTTTATCCCACACTACTTCACATGGTATATAATACATTTCACTCTAATTTTGATTGATCAGATAGTTTCCATAAACAGATGATTTACTTCCTCCTTCACCACACACCCACTGTTGCCCAGTTTCTTCTTGCCACCGTGCCAACATGGCTTGGCAGTGAgtacctccctctctctctctgtgtgttacaGGCAGAAGGCCAGAAGCAGCCgaaaaaaccccaaactcaGCGTAGACAGCACGGCTCCACAGTGTACACAGATAAATAGTGGAGCATGCTGAGCTGCTGGTGAATGGACCATGTCATAAGACTGACTTCTGAATCCAGAGAGGCACAGAGACGCTGGCATCGGATGAGGCCGACTTCATGTCACTCCCGGTATTCTGTGGATTTGTCAAAACCAGTCCAGGTGCTTACAAAGTGCATAttcaatcacacacatacacacacacacacacacacacacacacacacacacacacacacacacacacacacacacacacacacacacacacacacacacacacaaacacacacacacacacacacacacacacacacacacacacacacacacacacaaacacacacacacacacacacacacacacacacacacacacacacacacacacacttgagacACTCAAGCACATGTATGTACACTCAGGTACatacaaatacagacacacacactctcacaagtctccctgtctctctctctctctctctctctctctctctctctctctctcttgaacTGTGTGTCCTCCTTTGCTCTCTCTTGCTTCCTCTGTGAAGAGGGGCCCAACTTCAGTCTCATTAGCTTTATAAAGAGatgtggagaggagaggagaaagaggaggagaggggagggggagaagggagaaaaaaagaggctgGGGGGTCAGATTGGTGAGTGATGAATAGGGTATTACACAGTGGACTGCACCACTTTGGCCATAAAAGGGGGTGTATAAAGTGTAAGACTACATTGCAGGGCCAGATGTTGTAAGTGTAAGCAGGTGAAGTGTAAGCATTGAGAGATTATTGACTGAGCCTCAGCGGGGctcacaaaacacattattgtCTTTTGCTCCCTGGCATtaaaacaaaagttagataTCTTCAACCGTGATGCTGTTACCCACATTTTACCCCCTTTCCCTCCTTgtttccctcttcctctccggCGTTTTCCCCTCTGTTTCTGGGAAAGCAGCAGtttaaggggggaaaaacaagTGTGTGGAGCCAAGAAACAGGTCTGACCTCAGTTACTGGGACTAAGCAAGGTACTGTTTTAAAGAGTCTCTAAAGTGTGGGtgtgagtatatactgtatttttgaaCGGTTTTATTCCAAATCACTACAGGTTAAATATGAAGAAGAAATGTGAATTGCTTGGTATTTTAGAGGTAAACAAATTCAAGTCTTAAGGTCTTAAGAAAGCTAAAAATCTCATTAATGTCTGTTACTATATGTATTTCATGTCTGCTGTGGAGTCTATTTTTTGCAATGAATTTCCTATAATCCACATTTCGACATATGAGCTGCAACATGTGCTCGAGGAACTGCACATTGTCTGTGGGAGTTATGCGGAAAttgctgtgtttgcatttgGTTGAGTATGGTTAAGACTCATCTGAAATGTGGAATTGAATATTAGCAAACAGACGGGACATCTGACTTCTATGAACTGTTTCTGTATTCCTCATTCAATTTGTGCTCCCACTATGTGGATGATACAGAGAAGATATGGTGGGAAATACCATAAATCAGAGAGCAATCAAGaggaaatgaaatacaaaaaaaaatctaatatgcTTTTGCAAGTACTGGAAAACCTGTGAGCGCATAATTGATCAAACTTTATAAATGTGAATAGGTTAGACAAAGTGCACATGTAAAGAAGTTAAGGGATGAGTTTCAGTGTTTCAAAACTAGCTGAGCAGTCAGATCTGGAGGAGCAACAATGTGGGGTGATAGTGAGGGAGAGTACCTTACAGCTAAGCTGCCAAGCTTAAGAGCAGCGTGCCTAATCATGAATATGTGTAGTACAAGCAACAGTATGTAGGGTGAGACGGAAAGTTTGTGTTTGAATAGTTGTgggtgtgagtgagtgtgtgagtgtgtgtgtgtgtgtgtgtgtgtgtgtgtgtgtgtatgtgtgtatgtgtgtatgtgtgtgtgtgcggtagCTTATGTGCTTGGAGGCGCTGACTAATGAACTGACTCTCTAACGAGCCATCCTGCTCCACTGGCCTTTTCACAGCTTTCCTGGCATTTGGtcttaaaaataatttcacGTCCCAATGTGTTTCCCTTAAACCGATAAGCCATGCTTTGTCTCCGCTGAATTAAGGACGATGACATTTACAAATGTTACTATGCTGAAGATGGGGGTGCAGAGAATGAGAGGGGGATAATTGGAGACCGGGGTAGAAAAGGTAGGGGGTGCCTTACATTTTACAAGGGGCATTTTAATAAACCCAATTTGTTTTACATTGAAGAAAGCCTGTCAAGCATTGACGGTTTTGTAGTCCTTGATTTAATAGCTACATAATTGCCGCAAATGCCAAACACTCACCGCATCTGCATGTGCATGCAGGCGTTTCTGTGCatatttgtgcgtgtgtgtgtgtatatgtgtgagtacGCATAATATAAGCCCTTGAGTGTATGATCccaataaagtgaaaataagccCCCCAAATAAACCTACTCAGCTTGGTTAGGCTTGGCTAGTGAGGCAAAACACGGCATATCAAGAGAGCTGCTATGGCACTTTGATAGAggctgaccacacacacacacacacacacacacacacacacacacacacacacacacacacacacacacacacacacacacacacacacatctagaTTTCcaatctgatgttttttttctccatccagGGCACCATGAACACCAGTGAACTAGGCTCCAACTTTACCCTGTCCTccaacacagaaaacatcacTCTGTCCAGCCTGACATCCACCACAATCCCTCCCACCACCGCACTAACTCCATCCTATTCTTCAGACATCCATGACCCAGAATTCACCATCATGGTGGTGCTTGGCTTATCGCTGCTGCTGGCAGGGTTGGCAGCCTTCCTGGCAGTGTGCCGGCCCTCTGAACAGGACGGGGACTCTGGGGCCAGCTGTGGCCCAGGGGATAGCTTCACCCATGGAAAAAGCCATTCCAGTGAGCCCCAGCTCAAAGTGTGGAAGAGGCTGGGCTCCTATCGTCGTTCATACAACATCTCCTTCAGAAGACCGCCGTATCGCAGGCCGCACGAGCGTGACAGCACACATGCTTCTCAGTCtccggacagacagacagtacaGCCAGAGGCCAGAGTGGAGCCGCACCCCACCATGCCTTGTCTATTTGACTACGTCACTGAAATCTAACTGGAGGACTGACTGCCTGCCACCCTTAACCAGAGTTACATTGCTTTTTTATGTCGTGTCGAATATCATTAATACCAGGTGTGGGTAAATAAGAAgatttttttagtatttgttttaacatattttgaaTGCTAGATGGATGAGGTTTGCTAAAAAGGGCTTACAAATGAGGCAATTAAAAAGCTTTGCAGcattgtttatacatttttgtcattgaTCATTTTACTATCTATAAGAGACAACATAATTGCTATGAGTGTAATGATTTAATCTAAGAATGACTCCATCTCAGCAAGGATTTGATGCATCACCAAAACTTAAATTGGGTCTAGggattaaattgaattgaaattgaattaaattcaattttttaCACAAAGTAAAAGAGCTCCTCCTGATAGGAATTGACTCAACTTCAGGATATTCTCAAAAATAGTGATTGATGAAGAGGTAATTTCCTCCAATCATATTCACAGTCCGAGCACAAGCATCATTCCTCTAAATCGCCCAGCTAATCACTCTGATGCAGTAAACCCAATCCATCTGGTAATTCATACGCATTAAGACAAACACTATCAGATGTGATGGGTCATCAGCACTGAAAAGACGAAGCGACCTGAGCCAACTGATTCTTTGTGTATTGTGATTGTTACATtagaaaataaagtgaaaaaagtttgaCTGCTGAAGGTTGAGTATGCTTCTATGTGTGTTTAGTAGTGTGTGTTGTCCACCTGAAGGATGCTGGTTCCTCGGGGGACGCTCTCCAGTATGCTGGTCTCGTAGCTATTTTGGAGGAAGATGGGTCTGTTGTCATTTACATCCTGCACTTCAACAAATACAGTGGCTGTGCCTGTCCTCCTGCTGCCTGCTGGACCGTTGTCTGTgcagaaacagacacatttcacaaacatATTGGTTACTGTCATCCAGGTTTATGCTAATTGTAGCTGTAACACCAGGACAGATGACAGAGACATGGCTGTACCACGGGATAAAGCTGTAAATAGAAAAAGTGGAACTAGTAATGTATTAACAAGCTtcagaaagaaatgaagaacaaagataaaaacattgttGGCTTATTGAAACTTGGGTCACTTTCAGCTGCTTGTGAattagtaaaatatgtttaattctGTTTTCTTGCACAGTTTCATAATATCTGCCTCTTCTCCTCGTCTCTTGTGTTGCTTGCCCCTTAAGTAGAAGCCACCCTGACTCAATGGTTTCCAAAACAGGAAAACCTCAtagtttttgttctttcttttcaaacaggaacAAAGGCAGTTGAGCAATGGTATGAAATCACTGCAGATGTGCTTGCATCGCTTTCCCCCCCCCATAATCACACAAACGTACAAAGGAGCAGTTTTGAAGCGGacaaacaaaagagaaacaagaaaaaacaagccCCGTTattaacaaatacatacacatactgcGTAAAGATGAGGATGATAAAAGATGCTGGTTTGGTTTACtcccaacacacaaaaaaaaagattcatgaCGCACCGATAGCTTCTACCACCAGAGTGTATGCTGCCTGAGTCTCTCTGTCTAGCCCAACCACTGTCCGAACAATGCCATCTCTGAAGCCCACGCTGAATTTACCATCCTGGTTACCacctaaaaatacaaaacacaaacacatgtccAAAGTTAACTTGCAGTTCCTTTGTTAAAcccacacattcattcacaaacAGCCATAAACACTAACAGAAGCATGCAAGAGGAGCTCACCTCATACACAAACTTACAcagtgatggatggatggacaaaGGTACTTTACGTGCACATATTTCCAGTAACTGTACAACTGTCTAgcccacagacagacaaaaacacaaaaacacctcccactgtgacctctgacctgtgatGAAGTAGCTAAGTTCGGCGTTGAGGCCGGCGTCGTTGTCAGAGCAGCTGAGGCGAGCTACAATGTGGTCTCTAGGGACACTCTCCTTCAGGGTAACATTGTATACTCGAGGGTTGAAGGTGGGCGTCTCATCATTTACATCCAGAACTGACCCACGCacgcacaaaacacacagacagacagaggtgaGGACACACAGATAGATGTACATGAGGACAAATAAGGCAGCAGGGTGGCGCAGCGAGTACAAAGACCACCGTTAAATCAGAGGATTCAGGTTTTAGTACATAATCTGCTTCCTGCTGTTCTGTGGCTGATCTTGACCTCTGATTGCCCTGGAAAAGTATGTGACATGAAACATGTTGCCACACAACAGTTATTATTATGTGTTGCCACACAACAGTTCAATTATATACACATCTGATCCCTTTGAGAACGCTGGAAACTTTTACTCAGCTTTTCCAatccttgtttttttatcatgttcACAGCAGTCCGATGATTAGTCTCCATTTAAGGTTGTTCACATCTCACCAGCAGGTGGTAGCAGCCTTCTCAGCAGATTCCTGAGAGGTCTGCCTGTAATCCTCATGTCACTCAGAATCTAATCATACCATGTCTTGGTAGTTTCATATGCAGGGTAATTTCAGAGCACAAAGGGGAAATCAAATCTaatttgtcatcatcatcagccaCATTGGCAGACTCTCACCTGTGACAGTGAGAGTTGAAGTGGAGGTGCGTGGGAACTTCCCTGCATCGTAGGCTATAATCCTCAAATGGTACTGTCCCATCTGCTCACGATCGAGGATTGCTGTGGAGGTGAGAATGCCAGTCGAGGTGTTCAGGTAGAAGTCCAAGCGAGGCATGCCCATCTGTAACGCCATGGTAATCAAACCATTTTTATCTTCATCTGGATCCTCCACCTGGACCTAAAAGAGCGAGAGGATGATCAACacgaggggagagagagatagaggaagaaaaaggcaaggggggggggggacaggaaGAAAGAGATATGTTaacatatcattttttattatataatgaaGATTATGCATAATGAGCAAGAATCTATATGTATGTCATATTGTAAAAAAAGCATGTGACATCAGAAAATGATTCACG encodes:
- the LOC133991688 gene encoding uncharacterized protein C10orf105-like, whose protein sequence is MNTSELGSNFTLSSNTENITLSSLTSTTIPPTTALTPSYSSDIHDPEFTIMVVLGLSLLLAGLAAFLAVCRPSEQDGDSGASCGPGDSFTHGKSHSSEPQLKVWKRLGSYRRSYNISFRRPPYRRPHERDSTHASQSPDRQTVQPEARVEPHPTMPCLFDYVTEI